One Candidatus Equadaptatus faecalis DNA segment encodes these proteins:
- a CDS encoding DUF2156 domain-containing protein, giving the protein MLDFKAIELADVRNFMKHWELTAQRSSDYCFPILWGWAADYGYQTAIDKTDDLFWIRQTLPDIYNLAPVGNWQRDDWKQLLCRYFGSKAEFWLVPEELSKIWQAQLGSAAALEEERDNWEYLYDIHELAELAGGKYIKKRNRVNHFKKNYNYKYLPLTLENREAVMEFQQRWLAESEGYLPGIKQEHNCIMRILNSWGEVPHLRGGIIEVSGNIAAYTIGELTGNSVLIHFEKALTEYSAGYQVINQEFLQHLLKEKPKLLTVNREEDLGDEGLRESKLSYHPTGFIRKYKVTIDFNRG; this is encoded by the coding sequence ATGCTTGACTTCAAGGCAATAGAACTTGCAGACGTAAGAAACTTTATGAAGCACTGGGAACTGACAGCGCAGCGCTCGTCAGACTACTGTTTCCCCATACTGTGGGGCTGGGCGGCAGACTACGGCTACCAGACAGCGATAGACAAAACGGACGACCTGTTCTGGATCAGGCAGACGCTTCCTGACATCTACAATCTTGCGCCGGTAGGAAACTGGCAGCGTGACGACTGGAAACAACTCCTCTGCAGATATTTCGGCAGCAAAGCAGAATTTTGGCTTGTACCTGAGGAGCTTTCAAAGATATGGCAGGCGCAGCTCGGCAGCGCGGCAGCGCTTGAAGAAGAGCGCGACAACTGGGAATATCTTTACGACATTCACGAGCTTGCGGAGCTTGCCGGCGGCAAGTACATAAAAAAACGCAACAGGGTCAACCATTTCAAGAAGAACTATAACTACAAATATCTGCCTCTGACGCTTGAAAACAGAGAGGCGGTAATGGAATTTCAGCAGCGCTGGCTTGCCGAAAGCGAAGGCTATCTTCCTGGCATCAAACAGGAACACAACTGCATAATGCGGATACTCAACAGCTGGGGAGAAGTGCCGCACCTGCGCGGCGGCATAATTGAAGTCAGCGGAAACATAGCTGCGTACACAATAGGGGAGCTGACAGGAAACTCTGTACTGATACATTTTGAAAAAGCGCTGACGGAATACAGCGCCGGTTATCAGGTCATCAATCAGGAATTTCTGCAGCATCTGCTTAAAGAAAAACCAAAGCTTCTGACGGTCAACCGAGAGGAAGACCTCGGCGACGAAGGGCTTCGGGAATCAAAACTCTCTTATCACCCGACAGGCTTTATAAGGAAATATAAAGTTACAATAGATTTCAACCGCGGTTAA